The Montipora capricornis isolate CH-2021 chromosome 3, ASM3666992v2, whole genome shotgun sequence genome includes the window ACACAACATGTTTGTTTTAACGTTACAATAGTCAAATAGTAGAAGAACAATCATTTATATCTAGAGTATCTTTTAATAAAGCGTTTGAAATGTATATTGTTTGCTCACTGCGTCAAATATTgtgaaaagtattttgaaatacgaTATGAAACCAACTCCCGCTTCACCATACCACAGTATTAAACACTTCTCAAAATCCAAAGGTttttttcaagcgttttcaGAAAAGGTTTTATTCAAATCTGTTGAGTAGGCTTTCTTTGTGTCTGTGCACTGAAGGATGTGTTTGTGTATTCTTACATAAAAAAAGATTGCATTTACCAGTGTTTCATTCAAGCGCGAGGTTGagaaaaaactttccttaaaaaaagGTTGTAACAACGGAGTTCACGTTTGTTTAAAAAGCGTAAAAGAGTTGAGAATGCTCCTCTTTTCcacacaaaacaactttttttcttctatatTCTTCCTTCTTCGCGCTTCGATCGCCTCTAtgcaaatttagtttaaaaaagaacaaagcgtttgTGGACTTGTCCAGGCGTGTAAAGCCTTTTGTGtatgttttaaaattctgtttgacTCGCTTCAAAACAATAGGGTTCTCACTTCACTTTGTAGGTATGTGACCCCAAGCCCAGAAAGTTAATGTAAACTGACGTCATCGGTGTCTCATTGGCCCGTGATGACATCACCTTGACCTCATTGGCTCCCTGACTTTCCCATTGTTCTTTTCGCTATATATTTGCGTTACCAGCCAGATGGCTGGGTGGAAACAGAATACAGCCAAAGCAAACACATCTCGCTTACTTTCtcaataaaagagaccttcatGTACGTACGTGACTAGCATCTGattaacctaaccctaatttatgcgacGACGTGGGATGCACGTGTTGTTTCacgtgttagggttaggttacAACCGTTATTGCGTCATGTCCCAACTTGCCCCTAAAttatgcacgcccccttctttcACGTGTTAGGGTTAAAAAACCGACacattgcgtcatgccccaacatgcccctaatttatgcacgccctgTTATAATATATGCACATGGAATCGAGGTTTTCGGGTCTGAATAAGCCCATACAACTACTGCTTTTATTCGGTACATATCCTCTACTGCGTGTCTCGGGGTTACCATTAATGACAAACTGTCTTGGTCTCAGCATATTAAatcaatttgtgtgtcattcaATACCAAAGTCAAAAACTCTGTATTTTAAGACTGTAATCCCAAGTGTCCTCTATGGGATTGTGGTTTGTGGCTCTGGCTCCAAATTTAAATTAGAATTGATACATATCAGAGCTGCTAGACTAATTCATAAGTTGCCAAAGCGCGTGACTGATGAAGATATCTTATAGCAAGAGTGGGGTGGATGCCTCTTGAATACGtttataaatttcgtattttaattATTACTCATAAGGCATTTTATAACTTAGGTTTAGAGGAAATAAGCTCATTAGTTGTTAGAAGCTGTTAGAGCTATAATCTTAGGAAATCTTTAAATGTTCTAGTTAATAGGCCAAACACTGAGCTCGGTCGTAATTCCTTTGCACACGCAGGGCTGCAATCGCCTGGAATTCGCTGTCTGATAGTGTAAGATCTTTTTCTAATCCAACAGGCTTTAAAAATCGACTGAAGCAGTTATTTAACATACTGTTATGAATATCACTTTTGGAAAAGACAGCTCTGTAGTTTATAATAAGCATTCAGATTTCTATTATTATTGATAcatatttatgttttattttttttagcgattatttatcttatttatctAAAGTATAATACACTACCATATGTatgtattgttaattttattacagtaggtccacatcagctgtaaagttgcttctttcctcttgacctgctttgctaaataaagttatgtgtgtatgtatggtAAGATCACTTTTAACATTGCATTTTCCACTCatactccccccttccccccacttgcccccttcaatgttggtaaCAGAAAAAAGAAGTGTTGgcgaaaagaaaacaacattgttagGGGGAGAGAGGGTTAGAGGAAAAGATTTAGGGGGAGGGGATTGTCCAAGATTCCTTAACAGGGaaaagtgtctcaacacttttgGCGCTTATTGTAGGTAATAAATTGAATGACTCCTTGAACATTGAATGTTTAATAAGAACATTAAGGAAATAGACCTAACGTTTACGGCCACCTTTTCTCTAGTTCGACGTCTGCACTTAGAGACGTAAACAGACTGAACTTAAAAAATAGGTAGCCGTAACTTACAGCACTGCCTGAAAAAACAAGCTTAGCAAGATATTTGTTACATCTCCAGATCATTAAATCAAGCAACAAAAAATTggtgtactgtagaatacggcttGGGTATTCCAATTTTATCGTCTAAGAACTAAAGGTAAATGAGTCACATGTGCGATACTGTTAAATTGCCGTTTTGGTGATCCATCATTTAACTGGGACCATCTGCATGAGAACAGAAATCAAATTCCAACTTTTGTCTTGTTAGCAGAGCTAGAGCTAtgaataattatactccaagagctaggttatttgaacatttactgcaactctgagtttcatgcctcttgcgaagcaatcatcaggcaactgccagaaataacggttacaatcacagaaatttgaaatacagaacAACGGATACGTACGTGACGTCTAGGCATGTCATTgcatctttacattttttaacatgaatttcCTAACGTGTCTACAACACGATGAcagctcatttcttttgtttagacttgccatttccggtttacaaatgataaaatacttttcccacaatggaatttgcttgagcaagattgtttagtcagcatctgctccattgtgctctGATAATTATCAGATCACAATGGATTTGATTATCagagcacaatggagcagaaaATACACATTCCCTAGACTGTCACTTGATAATATTGTAAATGGAAAGTTGGTATGGCAAGCTGAAGAGTATACTTGTCACCAGCCTGTCACCCGAGAAACATACCGTAAAAGCTTGGAGTTATCTTAAAGTATTTTCAAGGGCTAAATTAACATGACAGCTAGATCCTCAGTCATGGAAACAAATCGTTTTGCCAAGTCCTTGATTTCTATCAAGTGATTAACTAATCCTGGTACAGGTGCTGACAAAACAAGACACAAATGTAAGGATTTAAACAGTATCTTGATACTACTTCATGAAATCTCATGAAACTTTAACTATAATTGGCATGATATCTTTAGTCTGACTGCTACTGAGGCATCAATGATTGAATAGTTTTCAATAATCCATATAAtcgaagaaaggaaaataacatATCAACGTCTCAGAGTCCAAATAGGTTTTTCACGTTTAGGACAtcgtttctaaaaaaaaaaaagaagaaaaaacaattccTATTTAGTTTACTTTGACATGTACACTTAAGGAAATCAATAGCTCACTTCACTTGACATAAGCAACTGGCAATGACTGATCAGGTTCACTGTCAGTCCATCATAACACGGTTCAAACAGCTAGCTATCTGCAGGAAGGCCGAAGTAGCTGACTCGGTGAATGCAgacattatttatttaattcaggTATTAGCCAAAGCAGTTCGAGTAAAAATAACCACACTGGCAACCGATTTTAAAACTGTGAAGAACGTACCTGCTCCTTTTGACAACTTCCTGATTAAAGACAGGAACAAGGTACAGCGATTCAGTCATTTAAGTCATATTTAAAtagcacttaccattcttttcgtATTCGGGTTGCCCAAATTCAAAGGTGACATCATCAccaattagcacaaatggcgcccagtattttaTGGCGGAATATTTCTTTGTCTCCCGAAGAGATCTCATAGCTTGGTGAAGAGCtgtacttgcactttttctttGTGCCAAGTGTTGGTAGAAGCTCTTCATGAACATCAAGGTCGCGTCGTCGTCAATTGCCCAGAGGgacaccagaacagaccgggcaccagcacagaggaaagccctggctattcccacaataccctcagattttagctctccctggccactatgacagcaactcagcacaaccagtcttgcctgaAGACGAACTGCGTGAACATCACTCAACaataacatgtaatcttcctcttTAGGAATCTGGAATTTGCGTTCTGGGTTTGgagccaaagcaatttctccaaagTTGTCATCAccatgtgcagcaatgtggattaaagcaactgaCTCCATTCTTTTCAGCACGTCAGCTTTGGTTGCATCttttcctgtaagaggcacAGTCTGCAAAAGTTCTCCAATCATATCCACCTCTTTTTTCGCACATGGCAGCTGTGCATACATTGCTTCACCGGTGCCATAAGTGACTTCCTTCAAGCACGGATCGCCCACAAGCAGCGCTTCATTCTTACTTTTGAAGTCGTCAGGTGAACTGGCGATCAATTTTAAAGTGGTCAGCGAGGGAATTgcacggatcctgacagagtcactcaatgcagcaaaaggagccaggcaaaagtgcccatcaggaacaaagactAAGTCATCACCCTCGAGCAAGTCTGCAATAGGACTTactaagacatcatacaacGGCTGCAAAGAGTGCACAGAGAAGCTCAAGGACTGAACGGTTTGTTCAACAGCTTCCCCACTGCTCGAGAAGTTGCTGCGCTGTCTATTAAGTGAACGATTCTCACATCGTACAACCGTCCCTGCATTAATCTCTTTAAAAGTACTTTTCATCAAAGAGCAGGCACTTCCTTTTTCGATTTTCCTTTGTCTAAAAATTATCCCAGTATCTTCTCTTagcaaccagaagctgatcATTTTCCCTTTaagtgctgtgaaaacagtttgtgaaggtagatcGTTTATAACCAAAGACATAGTTACCTTCATCGTACATGTAGGTTTCTCATCAATGCCGTATTTCATCTCCAAAATATCTGCCAAAGCCTGTGCTCTCCCTTGCTCAGCAGCACACAAAgcctcatcaacctctccattcttcaagagTGCTGTCCACAGAGCAGTGTACGCAAACCCATTTGTGTCACGAAAGCTAATTTTCCATGCATCCTCTGACTGAAGAAGGCGCcttgtttcttcaaaataaTGAATGCTTAGACGATAGCAGTTGAGAGCTTTGATCAAGGAGTTCAAAAATTCATGAACAACACCTATACAATAACACGCGTTGGCCTGACCTATTgggtcccctacctctttcgcaatactaagatgttgattgtggtagactatggcttgcttaaaatcaccaagcttttgataagcattgccgagattgccataggcttttccttctcctgcccggtcccctacctctttggcaatactaagacgtcgattgtggtagactatggcttgcttaaaatcaccaagcttttgataagcattgccgagattgccataggcttttccttctcctgcccggtcccctacctctttggcaatactaagatgttcattgtggtagactatggcttccttaaaatcaccaagactttgataagcattgccgagattgccataggcgcTTCCTTCTCCTGCCAGGTCCCCTAcctctttggcaatactaagatgttgattgtggtagacTATGCCTTCCTTAAAATCACCAAGcctttgataagcattgccaaGATTACCATAGGCGCTTCCTTCTCCTGCCCGATCCCCTAcctctttggcaatactaagacgttgattgtggtagactatggctcgcttaaaatcaccaagctTTTGATAAGCAATGCCGacattgccataggctcttccttctcctgcCCGGTCTCCTACCTCTTTGGCAATACAAAGACGTTGATTGTGGTAGAcaatggcttgcttaaaatcaccaagcttttgataagcattgccgagattgccataggcgcTTCCTTCTCCTGCCCGGTCTCCTAcctctttggcaatactaagatgttgattgtggtagactatggcttgcttaaaatcaccaagcttttgataagcattgccgagattgccataggctcttccttctcctgcCCGGGCCCCTAcctctttggcaatactaagatgttgattgtggtagacAATgccttgcttaaaatcaccaagactttcATAAGCGATGCCGAGGTTGCCATAGGCACTTCCTTGTCCTGCCCGGTCCCCTAcctctttggcaatactaagatgttgattgtggtaaactatggcttgcttaaaatcaccaagcttttgataagcattgccgagatggCCATAGGCACTTCCTTCTCCTGCCCGGTCCCCTAcctctttggcaatactaagttcttgattgtggtagactatggcttgcttaacatcacaaagactttgataagcgatgccaagattgccataggctcttccttctcctgcccggtcccctacctctttggcaatactaagacgttgattGTGGTaaactatggcttgcttaataTCACCAAGcttttgataagcattgccgagattgccataggctcttccttctcctgcctggtcccctacctctttggcaatactaagacATTGATTGTGGTAGACTATGGCTTCCCTAAAATCACCAAGcttttgataagcattgccgagattgccataagctcttccttctcctgcCCAGTCTCCTAcctctttggcaatactaagacgttgattgtggtagactatggcttgtttaaaatcgcCAAGCTTTTGATAAGcaatgccgagattgccataggcgcTTCCTTCTCTGGCCTTGAAACCTATTTCCTTAAAAATGG containing:
- the LOC138042122 gene encoding tetratricopeptide repeat protein 28-like: MVDRKLHDLERHMQDLSIARKEGDRQSEGLACFKLGRYYQRAADFNQAITNYTRAIAIFKEIGFKAREGSAYGNLGIAYQKLGDFKQAIVYHNQRLSIAKEVGDWAGEGRAYGNLGNAYQKLGDFREAIVYHNQCLSIAKEVGDQAGEGRAYGNLGNAYQKLGDIKQAIVYHNQRLSIAKEVGDRAGEGRAYGNLGIAYQSLCDVKQAIVYHNQELSIAKEVGDRAGEGSAYGHLGNAYQKLGDFKQAIVYHNQHLSIAKEVGDRAGQGSAYGNLGIAYESLGDFKQGIVYHNQHLSIAKEVGARAGEGRAYGNLGNAYQKLGDFKQAIVYHNQHLSIAKEVGDRAGEGSAYGNLGNAYQKLGDFKQAIVYHNQRLCIAKEVGDRAGEGRAYGNVGIAYQKLGDFKRAIVYHNQRLSIAKEVGDRAGEGSAYGNLGNAYQRLGDFKEGIVYHNQHLSIAKEVGDLAGEGSAYGNLGNAYQSLGDFKEAIVYHNEHLSIAKEVGDRAGEGKAYGNLGNAYQKLGDFKQAIVYHNRRLSIAKEVGDRAGEGKAYGNLGNAYQKLGDFKQAIVYHNQHLSIAKEVGDPIGQANACYCIGVVHEFLNSLIKALNCYRLSIHYFEETRRLLQSEDAWKISFRDTNGFAYTALWTALLKNGEVDEALCAAEQGRAQALADILEMKYGIDEKPTCTMKVTMSLVINDLPSQTVFTALKGKMISFWLLREDTGIIFRQRKIEKGSACSLMKSTFKEINAGTVVRCENRSLNRQRSNFSSSGEAVEQTVQSLSFSVHSLQPLYDVLVSPIADLLEGDDLVFVPDGHFCLAPFAALSDSVRIRAIPSLTTLKLIASSPDDFKSKNEALLVGDPCLKEVTYGTGEAMYAQLPCAKKEVDMIGELLQTVPLTGKDATKADVLKRMESVALIHIAAHGDDNFGEIALAPNPERKFQIPKEEDYMLLLSDVHAVRLQARLVVLSCCHSGQGELKSEGIVGIARAFLCAGARSVLVSLWAIDDDATLMFMKSFYQHLAQRKSASTALHQAMRSLRETKKYSAIKYWAPFVLIGDDVTFEFGQPEYEKNETMS